The Cydia splendana chromosome 8, ilCydSple1.2, whole genome shotgun sequence genome contains a region encoding:
- the LOC134792720 gene encoding ADP-ribosylation factor-related protein 1, protein MYTLLHGFYKYLVQKDEYCVLILGLDNAGKTTYLEATKTKFTKKYKALNPNRITTTVGLNIGKIDVDGVRLNFWDLGGQVELQSLWDKYFAECHAVIYIVDSSDRERISESKETFDRMIASEHLSGVPLLVLANKQDIPDCMGVHTVKPIFNQNAHLIGARDIMLMATSALTGDGVDEGIRWLVDCIKRNSEQRPPRNHDENL, encoded by the exons ATGTACACGTTATTACATGGATTTTATAAGTACCTGGTTCAGAAAGACGAATACTGCGTATTAATATTAGGTCTTGACAATGCAGGGAAAACG ACTTACCTTGAAGCCACAAAAACGAAGTTTACGAAGAAGTACAAAGCCTTGAACCCGAATAGGATAACCACGACTGTTGGACTCAATATAGGAAAAATAGATGTTGACGGAGTAAGACTAAACTTTTGGGACCTTGGAGGGCAAGTGGAGCTTCAATCTCTGTGGGACAAA TACTTTGCTGAATGTCATGCGGTAATCTATATTGTAGATTCTTCTGACAGAGAGAGGATATCAGAGTCTAAGGAAACTTTCG acagGATGATAGCATCAGAGCACCTATCAGGGGTCCCCCTCCTGGTCCTGGCTAATAAACAAGACATTCCAGACTGCATGGGAGTACATACAGTCAAACCTATATTCAACCAAAATGCACATCTTATTGGCGCGAGGGACATCATGCTTATGGCCACTTCCGCGCTTACTGG TGATGGAGTCGACGAGGGCATCCGGTGGCTAGTGGACTGCATCAAAAGGAACAGTGAGCAGCGCCCGCCGCGCAACCACGACGAGAATTTATGA